The following are encoded together in the Labrus mixtus chromosome 2, fLabMix1.1, whole genome shotgun sequence genome:
- the dnaja1 gene encoding dnaJ homolog subfamily A member 1, with amino-acid sequence MVKETGFYDTLGVKPNATPDELKRAYRKLALKYHPDKNPTEGEKFKQISQAYEVLSDAKKRELYDRGGEKAIKEGGTGGGGSGSFASPMDIFDLFFGGGSRMHRERKGKNIVHQITVTLEDLYNGATRKLALQKNTICERCEGRGSRKGAAQMCMTCHGTGMQVRMHQLIPGMVQQMSTVCNSCQGQGQRISHKDRCKACAGRKILRQKKILEVHIDKGMRDGQKIVFHGEGDQEPGIEPGDIIVVLDLREHSTFTRKGEDLVMSMELQLVEALCGFKKPVQTLDNRTLLITSPPGELIKPGDTKCVANEGMPMHRRPFEKGRLIIHFSVVFPQANFLPNNKLKELEDYLPEKLDPEQPESMDDDLYIYADLEDCDFENRKRQNHQHYYMDEDDYASTGGVQCQTS; translated from the exons ATGGTCAAGGAAACAGGCTTTTACGACACCTTGGGTGTGAAACCGAATGCCACTCCTGACGAACTTAAAAGAGCCTATCGCAAACTAGCTTTAAAATATCATCCCGACAAAAATCCTACAGAAGGAGAGAAG TTCAAGCAGATCTCACAGGCTTATGAGGTGTTGTCAGATGCCAAGAAGAGAGAGCTGTATGACCGTGGAGGTGAAAAAGCAATAAAGGAAGGGGGGACTGGTGGGGGTGGTAGTGGGAGCTTTGCATCACCCATGGACATCTTTGACCTGTTTTTTGGTGGAGGCAGTCGGATGCACAGAGAGCGAAAAG GAAAAAATATTGTTCATCAGATTACAGTGACGTTGGAAGATCTTTATAACGGAGCGACTAGAAAACTTGCTCTCCAAAAGAACACTATTTGTGAGAGATGTGAAG GTCGTGGGAGTCGGAAAGGGGCTGCGCAGATGTGCATGACTTGTCATGGCACAGGCATGCAAGTCCGCATGCACCAACTCATACCTGGGATGGTCCAGCAGATGTCCACAGTGTGTAACAGCTGTCAGGGCCAAGGACAGAGAATCAGCCACAAAGACCGCTGCAAAGCATGTGCAGGGCGAAAGATCCTGCGCCAGAAGAAGATCCTTGAGGTCCACATTGACAAAG GAATGAGAGATGGCCAGAAGATCGTTTTCCACGGAGAGGGTGACCAGGAGCCAGGAATTGAGCCGGGTGACATCATAGTCGTTTTGGACCTGCGGGAACATTCAACTTTTACTAG GAAAGGAGAGGACCTGGTCATGTCAATGGAGTTACAGCTGGTTGAAGCTCTGTGTGGATTCAAAAAACCTGTTCAGACACTAGACAACAGAACTCTCCTCATCACTTCACCTCCAG GAGAATTGATCAAGCCTGGAGACACGAAGTGCGTCGCAAATGAAGGGATGCCAATGCATCGCAGACCGTTTGAGAAGGGGCGCCTAATCATTCACTTCTCG gtGGTGTTTCCACAAGCCAACTTTCTTCCAAACAAcaagctgaaggagctggaggacTACCTCCCAGAGAAGCTGGACCCAGAGCAGCCTGAAAGCATGGACGATGACCTCTACATCTACGCCGACCTCGAGGACTGTGACTTTGagaacagaaagagacaaaaccATCAGCACTACTACATGGACGAAGATGACTACGCCAGCACTGGAGGCGTTCAGTGCCAGACATCTTAA